A genome region from candidate division KSB1 bacterium includes the following:
- a CDS encoding fibronectin type III domain-containing protein, producing MKFFTAIFCSLAIFGGGLVSAAEQIGLYTDKKIIPPDYDSFHPPLSVGSTYSDPVFGTRVTRMTNSSRFNDEVVGGYFSNAEICYFNKDGFYFLAIENEWDGDNYPLTTFLYNGLTGERIKLLGRDHIRPYQIRWALAKQYTVNGVTVTMDPNYHFYNYVGNEIRLYDVRSMNDYVVLRKFDEYSEIGPSGGEGDLSDDGRYWVLDGDAKEMFVYDLIKDVKHPVSTFDLGSLGSKSGSVGVDYATISARGDYIIVAWGTDPGIGRYRGIEVYDKNWNFQRQIYPGIIHWETGVDAYGEQVVYCAGTTSYPEFDALDGISTGDFISIRLRDGYVRLLKDVPIWSHYSMSACNSVNGGDYLYVSLTSTRTDDPYELWAPFWGEILEIPTDGSGQVRRLLHHRSRPVQGRTGKFATPDAVINRQGNRIVFRSTYNTSYGDLFMFEIPARQQSSDPDDIPPLKPDDLQGYQDNSNTIRLEWTTPDAARDGDQPRFYKLYRNGSYITDVFNTEFFDAGLDAGTFYRYNVYSVDNAGNLSEQPATVSLTTPADFSVSRIRDVEIAGRHSVQIKFSQPLSRLTAETVSNYSLYPSGSVNSAVLDADEKTVILNVSELQTGMSYYVTVRNLTDQSVTPVPLIRVDSPRFVILKDWFDDFESSTFSSYQFLNPDRWNIIPQGKDRALVLESTSFDSPGGKRLGEYMIIPHSIFYSTRFYLRCHVSSLEDLLSNAHADYAVVFAYEDAFNYWYVQVHTYNVAVNHIENGERVLFQEYPLTVNLDQEHRFDLAFYNGELKAAVNKKLCFSLSLSLPAGQLGLGSYNDAVAFDNLNLQADRPLDFTPPSSPRGIHAEATVKRTVVYYA from the coding sequence ATGAAGTTTTTTACAGCTATTTTCTGCAGTCTGGCGATCTTTGGTGGCGGGCTCGTCTCTGCAGCTGAACAAATCGGGCTATACACGGATAAAAAAATCATTCCCCCGGATTATGACAGCTTTCATCCGCCATTATCTGTGGGCAGTACCTACAGCGATCCGGTGTTTGGCACTCGGGTGACCCGCATGACCAACAGTTCCCGATTCAACGATGAGGTGGTTGGAGGATACTTTTCGAACGCGGAAATCTGCTATTTTAACAAGGATGGATTTTATTTTCTGGCCATTGAGAACGAGTGGGACGGCGACAATTACCCGTTAACCACATTTCTCTATAACGGCCTGACCGGCGAACGCATCAAACTGCTGGGACGCGACCATATCCGTCCCTATCAGATCCGCTGGGCGCTGGCCAAACAGTACACCGTGAACGGGGTGACTGTCACTATGGATCCCAATTATCATTTTTACAATTATGTGGGCAACGAGATTCGTCTTTACGATGTGCGCAGTATGAACGATTATGTGGTGCTGCGCAAGTTCGACGAGTACAGTGAAATCGGTCCATCCGGGGGAGAGGGCGACCTGTCGGATGACGGCCGCTATTGGGTGCTGGACGGCGATGCAAAGGAAATGTTTGTCTATGATCTCATCAAAGATGTAAAGCACCCGGTCAGCACCTTTGATCTGGGCAGTCTGGGATCAAAATCGGGTTCAGTGGGTGTGGATTATGCGACCATTTCCGCGCGCGGCGATTATATCATTGTGGCCTGGGGGACCGATCCCGGAATCGGACGCTATCGCGGCATCGAGGTCTATGACAAAAACTGGAATTTTCAGCGGCAAATTTACCCAGGCATCATTCACTGGGAGACCGGAGTGGATGCTTACGGCGAACAGGTGGTCTATTGCGCCGGCACCACCAGTTATCCCGAGTTTGACGCCCTGGACGGCATCAGCACCGGCGATTTTATATCGATCCGCCTGCGCGACGGCTATGTGCGGCTGCTCAAAGACGTGCCGATCTGGTCGCATTACAGCATGTCCGCTTGCAATTCCGTCAACGGCGGCGATTATCTGTATGTGTCCCTGACCTCTACACGCACCGATGATCCCTATGAACTTTGGGCGCCGTTCTGGGGCGAGATTCTTGAAATTCCCACAGACGGCTCCGGCCAGGTGAGGCGGCTGCTGCATCACCGCTCCCGGCCTGTGCAAGGCCGGACCGGCAAGTTTGCCACGCCGGACGCGGTCATCAATCGCCAGGGCAACCGCATCGTGTTTCGAAGCACCTATAACACATCCTACGGTGATCTGTTTATGTTTGAAATACCGGCGCGCCAACAGTCCTCGGACCCGGACGATATCCCGCCTCTGAAACCGGATGATCTGCAGGGATATCAAGACAATTCGAATACCATCAGACTAGAATGGACCACTCCGGACGCGGCTCGGGACGGCGATCAGCCCCGCTTTTACAAACTATACCGCAATGGCAGCTATATCACGGATGTGTTCAATACGGAATTTTTCGATGCGGGACTCGATGCCGGCACGTTTTATCGCTATAATGTTTATTCCGTGGACAATGCCGGCAATCTCTCCGAACAGCCCGCCACGGTATCCTTGACCACTCCGGCCGATTTTAGCGTGTCGCGGATTCGTGACGTCGAGATCGCAGGCAGGCATTCCGTTCAAATCAAATTCTCACAGCCCCTCAGCCGTCTGACCGCGGAAACGGTATCCAATTATTCGCTCTATCCCTCCGGGTCGGTCAATTCCGCTGTATTGGACGCGGATGAAAAGACTGTGATCCTGAATGTGTCCGAATTGCAAACCGGGATGTCCTATTATGTCACTGTGCGTAACCTGACAGACCAGTCGGTGACTCCCGTTCCTCTGATCCGTGTGGATTCCCCGCGCTTTGTGATTCTCAAAGATTGGTTTGATGATTTTGAATCCTCCACGTTCAGCTCTTATCAGTTTCTGAATCCGGACAGATGGAACATAATTCCACAGGGTAAAGACCGGGCTCTTGTTCTGGAATCCACATCCTTTGACAGTCCGGGCGGAAAACGTCTGGGAGAGTATATGATTATCCCTCACAGTATATTTTACTCGACTCGGTTTTATCTGCGCTGCCACGTGTCAAGCCTGGAAGACCTGCTCTCCAACGCACACGCCGATTACGCGGTGGTCTTTGCCTATGAAGACGCGTTTAACTACTGGTATGTTCAGGTACACACATATAATGTGGCGGTGAATCATATTGAAAACGGCGAACGCGTGCTGTTTCAAGAGTATCCTTTGACGGTCAATCTGGATCAGGAGCATCGGTTTGATCTGGCTTTTTACAATGGTGAACTCAAAGCCGCTGTAAATAAAAAACTCTGTTTCTCACTGTCGCTGTCCCTGCCCGCCGGACAACTGGGACTGGGATCGTACAACGATGCCGTAGCCTTTGATAATCTGAATCTGCAGGCGGACCGTCCCCTGGACTTTACCCCTCCTTCTTCTCCCCGTGGTATTCATGCGGAAGCTACGGTAAAGCGGACAGTCGTGTATTATGCCTGA
- a CDS encoding WecB/TagA/CpsF family glycosyltransferase has protein sequence MRSRIGNELTFHRINLLGCPVDHMSISGCVQRLESAIIEKRQCHIVVINAAKLVKAQSDPDLRDVLWNADLVGADGVPIVWASRLMGDPLPGRVNGTDLMEKLIRLAAQKGYTIYFLGARQAVLKSAIDYVQTVFPNLNIAGYRHGYFETMNDEEETVLSINKADPDILLLGMGTPMKENWVKRHKNDLNVRVIHGVGGSFDILGGATRRAPRWMQETGLEWLFRLILEPRRMWKRYCITNTVFIFLMGKLAWNRLFRKRR, from the coding sequence GTGCGTTCGCGAATTGGAAATGAGCTGACATTTCACAGAATAAATCTACTCGGTTGTCCTGTGGATCACATGTCGATATCCGGCTGTGTGCAGCGGCTGGAATCCGCGATTATAGAAAAACGACAATGTCATATCGTGGTGATCAACGCGGCCAAGCTGGTCAAGGCTCAATCTGATCCTGATTTGCGCGACGTGCTCTGGAATGCCGATCTGGTCGGCGCGGACGGCGTGCCCATTGTGTGGGCATCCCGGCTGATGGGTGATCCGCTTCCGGGACGCGTGAACGGCACTGATTTGATGGAAAAACTGATCCGGCTGGCTGCTCAAAAAGGCTATACGATTTATTTTTTGGGCGCCCGTCAGGCTGTGCTGAAATCAGCTATCGATTACGTGCAGACCGTGTTTCCGAATCTGAATATTGCGGGCTATCGGCACGGATATTTTGAAACCATGAACGATGAGGAAGAGACCGTTCTTTCTATCAATAAAGCCGATCCGGATATACTGCTGCTGGGAATGGGAACACCCATGAAAGAAAACTGGGTGAAACGGCACAAAAACGATCTGAACGTCCGGGTGATTCATGGTGTGGGAGGCAGTTTTGACATTTTGGGCGGGGCGACGCGCCGGGCGCCCCGCTGGATGCAGGAAACCGGCCTGGAATGGCTGTTCCGCTTGATCCTGGAACCCCGGCGCATGTGGAAGCGTTATTGTATCACCAACACGGTATTTATATTCCTGATGGGAAAACTGGCCTGGAACCGATTATTCCGAAAACGCCGCTGA
- a CDS encoding glycosyltransferase — protein sequence MPKKTGQSMQQPDKINLAFLIPSLQTGGAEMQLLSLVKGLDAQRFRITVIVLYAGYELESQVPVRPGIRLVRLYKRNAFDLFAFFRLIFVLKRGRFSILQSYNVSARLWGLMAARYAGIPRVISMERTARVIYSTPGSRFYVFAEKFVMRKSDLIIANSRAGKRFAMSRGAAPGKVRVIYNGLDPDRLFITRSRHELCEQWRIPAQAFILTWVGRLETVKDPMTFIDAVHRAVQSSAPVYAFIVGNGSLRSACEQTAAELGIRDRIVFTGTRSDVSNYYHAADAVVLSSGQVEGCSNTILEAMYLAKPVVATRVGGNPELIEHGKTGYLSAPGDAGALASEIQSLTENPERLTVGESARHSVQIKFSQTAMINAFETVYDELMKTGG from the coding sequence ATGCCTAAAAAAACCGGGCAGAGTATGCAGCAACCCGATAAAATAAATCTCGCGTTTCTAATTCCGTCTCTGCAGACCGGCGGCGCTGAAATGCAATTGCTGTCTCTGGTCAAAGGATTGGATGCGCAGCGGTTCCGGATAACCGTGATTGTGCTGTATGCCGGATATGAACTGGAATCTCAAGTACCCGTGCGCCCCGGAATCCGACTCGTTCGGCTTTACAAACGCAATGCTTTTGACCTGTTTGCATTTTTCCGGCTGATTTTCGTTTTGAAACGCGGCCGTTTTTCGATTCTGCAGTCTTATAATGTATCAGCGCGGCTGTGGGGATTGATGGCGGCCCGCTATGCCGGTATTCCCCGGGTCATCAGTATGGAACGTACGGCGCGGGTGATTTATTCGACCCCCGGTAGCCGATTTTACGTGTTCGCCGAAAAATTCGTCATGCGCAAATCGGACCTGATCATTGCCAACAGCCGGGCGGGTAAACGATTTGCGATGTCCCGCGGAGCAGCGCCCGGAAAGGTGCGGGTGATCTATAACGGTCTGGATCCGGATCGGCTTTTCATAACCCGCAGCCGCCACGAGCTGTGCGAACAGTGGCGCATTCCGGCACAGGCGTTTATCCTGACCTGGGTGGGGCGTCTGGAGACAGTCAAGGATCCCATGACTTTTATTGATGCCGTGCACCGGGCAGTACAGTCTTCTGCGCCGGTCTATGCATTTATCGTCGGCAATGGCTCGCTGCGCTCCGCTTGCGAACAGACGGCTGCAGAGCTCGGGATTCGGGATCGGATTGTCTTTACCGGAACGCGCAGCGACGTGTCCAATTATTACCATGCGGCCGATGCCGTGGTATTGTCCTCCGGTCAGGTGGAAGGCTGTTCCAATACGATTCTCGAAGCTATGTATCTGGCAAAACCCGTTGTGGCCACCCGGGTTGGCGGCAACCCGGAGCTGATCGAGCACGGAAAAACCGGGTATTTGAGCGCTCCCGGTGACGCCGGGGCCCTGGCATCCGAGATTCAGAGTCTTACTGAAAATCCGGAACGACTGACGGTTGGAGAATCCGCGCGGCATAGCGTTCAGATAAAATTTTCACAAACAGCCATGATAAACGCTTTTGAGACGGTGTACGACGAGCTTATGAAAACCGGAGGCTGA
- a CDS encoding sulfatase yields the protein MPNKPPNILLISIDSLRSDRLSCYGCARETSPNLDLLAREGVAFDNTFTAANWTGASLASLLTGLYPTVHGYTNKYYYLDPEFITLPQILREHGYQTLSFSNNMYVSSRTGLDKGFDTFLYQGKPESQPGDHSSGESDWYRTLRDAVPMRARFYIKDWLDQSNKRRMLTRDDGACATESAFLQQIGARQPDRPFFAYIHYQEPHSIYFPPYPYRRRFFSGSHWKEGAYLKFDHMGYFAGHVGFSETDVRHYLELYDGEIAYLDWRLGRLFDWLRRQNLWDDTVVMVTSDHGENMGEKGYFWHAFCLYDKLIRVPLIVRYPDWFRINERSAALTQTVDIVPTLLDGLGIDWPYSRDCQGQSFLSGALRTAVLTETYNPELMVDRWLNRRKDLTKEEFRHYLRDLRAYQTTNHKLIRASDGDHEFFDMNADRAESVNRYTSDAPYVQQCESGLQSWMDAFTPHVAKSTHFGFDKEIWNQMRELGYA from the coding sequence ATGCCGAATAAACCCCCGAATATTTTATTGATTTCCATCGACAGTCTGCGATCCGACCGGCTGTCCTGTTACGGCTGCGCGCGCGAAACCAGCCCCAACCTGGACCTGCTGGCCCGCGAGGGCGTGGCGTTTGACAATACATTTACCGCCGCCAACTGGACCGGCGCGTCGCTGGCGTCACTGCTCACCGGCCTGTATCCGACGGTGCACGGATATACCAATAAATACTATTATCTGGATCCGGAGTTTATCACGCTGCCGCAGATTCTCCGGGAGCACGGCTATCAGACTTTATCCTTTTCCAATAATATGTACGTCAGCAGCCGCACCGGACTGGACAAGGGGTTTGATACATTCCTCTATCAGGGAAAACCCGAATCGCAGCCGGGCGACCACAGTTCCGGCGAATCGGACTGGTACCGGACGCTTCGAGATGCCGTGCCCATGCGCGCCCGGTTTTATATCAAAGATTGGCTGGATCAATCGAACAAACGCAGGATGCTGACTCGAGATGACGGCGCCTGCGCCACGGAATCCGCGTTCCTCCAGCAGATCGGGGCGCGCCAACCGGATCGGCCGTTTTTCGCCTATATTCACTACCAGGAACCGCATTCCATTTATTTTCCGCCGTATCCGTACCGCCGACGCTTTTTTTCCGGGTCGCACTGGAAAGAAGGCGCATACCTCAAATTCGACCATATGGGATATTTTGCCGGTCATGTCGGGTTTAGCGAAACCGATGTGCGCCACTATCTGGAATTGTATGACGGCGAAATTGCCTATCTGGACTGGCGCCTCGGACGATTGTTCGACTGGCTGCGCAGACAAAACCTCTGGGACGATACCGTGGTGATGGTTACCTCGGATCACGGCGAAAATATGGGGGAAAAGGGATATTTTTGGCATGCTTTTTGTCTTTATGACAAGTTGATCCGTGTGCCCCTGATTGTCCGTTACCCGGACTGGTTCCGAATAAACGAACGCTCGGCGGCGCTCACGCAAACCGTGGATATTGTGCCGACCCTCCTGGACGGGCTGGGTATAGACTGGCCATATAGTCGGGATTGTCAGGGTCAATCGTTTTTAAGCGGAGCTTTGCGTACGGCGGTCCTGACCGAAACCTATAACCCCGAGCTGATGGTAGACCGTTGGCTCAACAGACGCAAGGACTTGACAAAGGAAGAATTCAGACACTATTTACGCGATCTGCGCGCCTATCAAACCACGAATCATAAACTGATCCGGGCCTCTGACGGGGATCACGAGTTCTTTGATATGAATGCCGACCGTGCGGAATCGGTTAACCGCTATACGTCCGATGCGCCATACGTACAACAGTGTGAATCCGGGCTGCAAAGCTGGATGGATGCGTTTACCCCGCATGTGGCAAAATCTACCCATTTCGGATTCGATAAAGAGATCTGGAACCAGATGCGTGAACTGGGATATGCCTAA
- a CDS encoding glycosyltransferase family 4 protein, whose protein sequence is MLRLLYFSNERFPTRDAVSIQQMHVAESFARLGVDLTFVRPWFHDMAGYHSDDIFLFYGIETPFNMRILPSALSLSKPRYGIDIGYHKTARDRKLLPGIGGASVILSTGAFIYSQITDHAFDEPTAIYSRNLNSTAVFLKHKRLLQKKPVRVFIEAHALSQEPERLFRSVVCRCDGIVSITQALKQDLVQEFNLDPGRIHVAPDGVRQVDHTVADKQALRRQLSIPHPEKNLVVYSGGFSRGKGAEIVVRAAEFADSETQFYLLGGAPRTIAELRRMTRADQYDNVHLPGFVPPRVVGDYQAAADVLVLPNTPDYALRDYTSPLKLFEYMAAGSPVVASDLPVFREVLDDGRNGVLVKPGSPQHLAAGIRKALDNPSFAAQLARTAKQQVSAYTYPTRARGIFEFIRRQTGWKIPNKRSV, encoded by the coding sequence ATGTTGAGACTGCTCTATTTTTCAAACGAAAGGTTCCCCACCCGGGATGCCGTCAGTATTCAGCAGATGCATGTGGCGGAATCCTTTGCACGGCTTGGTGTGGATTTGACGTTTGTGCGGCCCTGGTTTCATGATATGGCGGGCTATCATTCGGATGATATCTTTTTATTTTACGGCATTGAGACTCCGTTTAACATGCGCATCCTGCCGTCTGCATTGAGTTTGAGCAAACCGCGCTACGGGATTGACATTGGCTATCACAAAACCGCGCGCGATCGAAAACTGCTTCCGGGAATCGGCGGCGCCTCTGTTATTTTATCCACCGGTGCTTTTATTTATAGTCAGATAACCGATCATGCGTTCGATGAGCCGACTGCAATATATTCACGCAATCTGAATTCAACGGCTGTATTTTTAAAGCACAAACGCCTGCTGCAGAAAAAACCGGTGCGCGTGTTTATCGAGGCTCATGCCCTGTCCCAGGAACCCGAACGACTGTTCCGGTCTGTGGTTTGCCGCTGTGACGGTATTGTCAGCATCACGCAGGCATTGAAACAGGATTTAGTACAGGAATTCAATCTTGATCCCGGGCGCATTCATGTGGCGCCGGACGGCGTGCGCCAGGTCGATCACACGGTTGCAGATAAACAGGCGCTGCGTCGGCAGCTAAGCATCCCCCATCCGGAGAAAAATCTGGTGGTTTATTCCGGCGGATTCTCCCGCGGTAAAGGCGCCGAGATCGTGGTGCGCGCGGCCGAATTCGCTGATAGCGAAACTCAATTTTATCTGCTGGGCGGGGCGCCGCGTACCATAGCGGAACTACGGCGCATGACGCGCGCGGATCAATACGATAATGTGCATCTGCCCGGGTTTGTGCCGCCGCGGGTTGTCGGCGACTATCAGGCAGCCGCCGATGTACTGGTACTGCCCAATACTCCGGATTATGCGCTGCGCGATTATACGTCGCCGCTGAAATTGTTCGAATATATGGCCGCCGGTTCTCCGGTTGTGGCCAGTGATCTGCCGGTGTTTCGCGAAGTTCTTGACGACGGCCGCAACGGCGTACTCGTCAAACCGGGCAGCCCGCAACACCTCGCTGCCGGTATTCGCAAGGCGCTGGACAATCCGTCGTTTGCTGCACAGCTGGCGCGGACGGCAAAACAACAGGTGTCCGCTTACACCTATCCAACCCGGGCGCGGGGTATATTCGAGTTTATTCGCAGGCAAACCGGATGGAAAATTCCCAACAAGAGGAGCGTATGA
- a CDS encoding oligosaccharide flippase family protein, with amino-acid sequence MLQHIGGVSFVLGLIMILAALSSIVLARSLPQSDFGQFSLMRTLILFIPPLTIWGQDLSTARFFSRHSPETYNWHAAFRKVWCVAMILSAAAVIAAFFIYDLNGFNVWMLAVACLFYTLILFVSNLVRSRQRYNRAILILNGFRGLFLPLLLLLGLFSVLNLYSVVTGYVGMLALVAVAGTLYALKSIPSGPTPVPGEYYRSGFILMGSQIAVTVMNSMDSLMIPYLLGYEALGLYAACLVPVRGFSILGRAGKYVWVPEFGRTASVRIKRISLAVGALSLLLLAAFVVFARPILHLLYSGKYDSGVGVLRILAAAGALKLIYTLSSSLIVGKLNNVALRWYTRVNMVSTLFYIGLLYVMVKAFSVTGAALALLSIGLLRLLAGYGLLYLFRGQLSGEEPAC; translated from the coding sequence ATGCTGCAACATATCGGGGGCGTGTCGTTTGTCCTGGGTCTGATTATGATCCTGGCCGCGCTGTCTTCCATTGTGCTGGCCCGGTCTCTGCCCCAATCCGACTTTGGTCAGTTTTCTCTGATGCGCACCCTGATTCTGTTTATACCGCCTTTGACCATTTGGGGACAGGATTTGTCTACGGCGCGATTTTTCAGCCGTCATTCCCCTGAAACATACAACTGGCATGCGGCGTTCCGGAAGGTGTGGTGCGTAGCTATGATTTTATCCGCAGCTGCCGTGATTGCTGCGTTTTTCATCTATGACCTGAACGGCTTTAACGTATGGATGCTGGCGGTTGCTTGTCTTTTTTATACCCTGATCCTGTTCGTATCCAATCTGGTGCGCAGCCGGCAGCGATACAACCGTGCAATTTTGATCCTGAACGGATTCCGGGGACTGTTTTTGCCGCTGCTTTTACTACTGGGTCTGTTTTCTGTGCTTAATCTGTATTCTGTTGTGACGGGCTATGTCGGCATGCTGGCACTTGTCGCTGTTGCGGGTACCCTGTATGCTCTGAAATCCATACCTTCCGGCCCGACGCCGGTACCGGGTGAGTATTATCGGTCGGGATTCATCCTGATGGGTTCCCAGATCGCGGTCACGGTGATGAACTCGATGGACAGCCTGATGATTCCCTACCTGCTCGGCTATGAAGCGCTGGGTCTATATGCGGCCTGTCTGGTGCCCGTTCGCGGTTTCAGTATTCTGGGACGCGCCGGCAAGTATGTCTGGGTGCCCGAATTCGGCCGTACCGCATCTGTGCGCATCAAACGCATCAGTCTCGCGGTCGGAGCGTTGTCCCTGCTGTTGCTGGCCGCTTTTGTGGTTTTTGCCCGGCCGATTTTGCACTTGCTGTACAGCGGCAAGTATGACAGCGGTGTCGGCGTGCTGCGTATTCTGGCCGCTGCCGGTGCGCTCAAATTGATTTACACCCTGTCATCCAGTCTCATAGTCGGCAAACTGAATAATGTCGCGCTGCGCTGGTATACGCGAGTCAATATGGTCAGCACTTTGTTTTACATCGGCCTGCTGTACGTCATGGTCAAGGCTTTCTCGGTCACCGGCGCGGCCCTTGCATTGCTGTCGATTGGTCTGCTGCGTCTGCTTGCCGGTTACGGGCTGCTTTATCTGTTTCGCGGACAATTGAGCGGGGAGGAGCCTGCATGTTGA